The genomic window GAGAATGACTTCGTTCATGCCGCTGCTCATGCGAACGCCGCCTCCGGCGTCCTGAACGAGTTCGGGAGTATATCCGAGCTGTTCCATGCGCAGGGCTTTCACGCGGACCATGCTGCGTTTGCCGCCTTCAGGGGCTTCCCACTGGCTGTACTCCACGCTGCCTTCGACCATCACGGCGTCGCCGCCTTTCAGGTTGCGTTCGGCCTGCCACTCGGCGGGTTTGCCGAGGATGGACACGCGGTGGTACCAGGGGAGTTTGCGTTCGCGCCCGTCGTTGCCGATGATGTGATCTTCACCGGCGATGGTGGCTTCGAACACGGCGGTGCCGCTGGGGGTGTAGCGCAGTTCGGGATCGCGGGCGAGTGCGCCGATCAGGTAAACGTGGTTCATGCCTCGGGCCATGACGTGGTCTCCTTTGTTGCTGGCTGAATCCGGCAGGATTCGTACTGGGGTCTTGAATGCGGCTGGCTGTGCGGCCCTTGCGGGTTGACCGTACGATAACAAACCTGATCTCGTTACGTCAATGGCGTAAAAAGATCAGGCCTTCTTGGTCTTCCACTCCGGGCGGTCCTTGACCACCAGGACGCGGCGCACGTGGTCACGCAGACGCAGGGTGCTGGCGATGTCCGTTTCGGGGTTGCCAGCGGCCTTGATGGTGTACATCAGGTAGTAGCCCTCGCGGTCCTTGCTCACGGCGTAGGCGAGGCGGCGGTTGCCGAGCTCGTCCAGGGTGCTGATTTCCCCGCCCGCGTTCTTCACGGTGGTCTCGATGTATTCCTTCTCGATGCCCACCTGCTCGGCGCTGAGGTTGGGGTTCAGGATCAGGTTCAGGTCGTACTGGTTCATAGTTCACCTCCTCTGTCGCCACTCGCGGGCAAGGTCAGGCCTCGCCGGGCAGCGCAACTCACCACATTACCAGACTTGACGCGGGGTTGCCAGCGGTCAGATGACGCATGCCCGCCCGCCTCGCGCCCCGTACGCTGAGCGGCATGACGAACCCCAGCGAGTCGGCGTCCAACGCGGTCAGCGGCATCCTCGGCATCCTGCGGGAAGCCGTCTTGGGCGGTCAGCCCGGTCAGGGCACCGCCTTCCTGGACGGCACAAAGGCAGACGGCAGTGGCAACCACGGCCTGCTGGCCACCCTGGACGCCCTGAGCGCTGCGCAGGCCAGCCAGGACGTACTGGGCAGCACCGTGGCCGCGCACGCAGCCCACACTGCCTACCACCTGGAGGTCATCGTCCGCTGGGAACGCGACGGCGACCGGGGTCCCTTCGACTGGAAGGGCAGTTTCGAGCCCACCCACGTGGACGATCCGGCGTGGGCGGCGGTCCGGGCCCGCCTGCGCGCCGCGTACGAGGATCTGGTGGCCTTCGCGCGCACCTGGGAAGGCCGCCCTGTGGACGGCGACGTGACCGAGGGCCTGAGTGGCGCGGTCGCGCACGTCGCGTATCACCTGGGGGCGATCCGGCAACTGGTCAAGGGCGTGCAGTGACCCAACCTCGCCCCTACACCCCGGACGACGCTCCGGCTTTCGCTGCGCTGCTGTCCCTGGGCGGACGGAGTACCAGCGCGGACGACCTGCTCGCCACTGACGCCCGGCGCGCTCACGGTGACCAGCCCTGGCGGCGCGTCCTGACGTCCCCCGACGGCCGGGTGCTGGGTGGCGCACAGGTGCAGCGGTCCCTGTTCATCCCACCGGACTTCCTGCACGTCAGTGTGCTGGTCTTCCCGGAAGCCCGTGGGC from Deinococcus radiotolerans includes these protein-coding regions:
- the rpsF gene encoding 30S ribosomal protein S6: MNQYDLNLILNPNLSAEQVGIEKEYIETTVKNAGGEISTLDELGNRRLAYAVSKDREGYYLMYTIKAAGNPETDIASTLRLRDHVRRVLVVKDRPEWKTKKA
- a CDS encoding DinB family protein, with the translated sequence MTNPSESASNAVSGILGILREAVLGGQPGQGTAFLDGTKADGSGNHGLLATLDALSAAQASQDVLGSTVAAHAAHTAYHLEVIVRWERDGDRGPFDWKGSFEPTHVDDPAWAAVRARLRAAYEDLVAFARTWEGRPVDGDVTEGLSGAVAHVAYHLGAIRQLVKGVQ